One Candidatus Zixiibacteriota bacterium genomic window carries:
- a CDS encoding YihY/virulence factor BrkB family protein produces the protein MPLKYFNKLCKLIQYQSIKEFCGWRTSSCANFDKLYKLIRYQSIKEFLAYYIGGLYNRISKHHIFLMASGLAFSIFVCIMPMVFIIFAILGMILEKPTIYVEISSFIDKIMPYASQADFIKRLVFKLADEFKIYKTAAGIIGLIGILIASSGLFSSMRTILNMIYKVKLRGNIITGITGKLQDISLVFLVLIYFLFSISILPSFKIVKDFADRVVVFQIFQFGYIEDLATGLASFILIFAAFLTIYSYIPRLKIPKRAIIVSALSAAILWELAKQLFGFYVANVVTLKKIYGAYVLMIMAAFWVYYTSMVFILGAELGQLYRERAAKRKLKPPSN, from the coding sequence ATGCCGCTGAAATACTTTAACAAGCTATGCAAATTGATTCAATATCAATCCATAAAGGAATTTTGTGGTTGGCGTACGTCCTCGTGCGCCAATTTCGATAAGCTGTATAAATTGATTCGTTATCAATCCATTAAAGAATTCTTAGCCTATTATATCGGCGGCTTATATAATAGAATTTCCAAACATCATATATTTTTAATGGCAAGCGGCTTAGCGTTTTCGATATTTGTATGCATTATGCCGATGGTGTTTATTATCTTTGCTATTTTGGGCATGATACTTGAGAAGCCCACAATCTATGTGGAGATAAGTTCTTTCATTGATAAGATTATGCCTTATGCAAGCCAAGCTGATTTTATTAAGCGTCTGGTATTCAAACTCGCGGATGAGTTCAAGATATATAAAACCGCTGCTGGAATTATCGGGCTTATTGGAATATTAATTGCCTCCAGCGGACTTTTCAGCAGTATGCGGACGATTTTGAATATGATATATAAGGTCAAGCTAAGAGGAAATATCATCACCGGCATCACCGGCAAATTACAGGATATTAGTTTAGTATTTTTAGTATTAATATATTTTCTTTTTTCGATAAGCATCCTGCCAAGTTTCAAAATAGTAAAAGATTTTGCCGACAGGGTGGTTGTATTTCAGATATTCCAGTTTGGCTACATAGAAGATTTAGCTACCGGACTGGCGTCATTTATACTGATATTTGCTGCGTTCCTGACTATATATTCATATATCCCGCGTCTGAAAATCCCTAAGCGGGCGATAATTGTCAGCGCCTTATCGGCGGCGATTCTTTGGGAGCTTGCCAAACAATTATTCGGGTTTTATGTTGCTAATGTGGTAACGTTAAAAAAAATTTATGGCGCCTATGTGCTTATGATTATGGCGGCTTTTTGGGTATATTACACCTCGATGGTGTTCATACTGGGCGCCGAGTTAGGGCAATTATACCGTGAAAGGGCGGCTAAAAGAAAACTAAAACCGCCATCCAACTAA